One genomic region from Mesorhizobium terrae encodes:
- a CDS encoding alpha/beta hydrolase, whose protein sequence is MGRCIAVMFLGLVVLIALMALLGPRVPVDTTMHFDASKIGDDPLGYLAREEAKVPNIRDGLEKEIVWADPMIHAKTPVAIVYIHGFSASKGETRPLADKVAEELDANLFYTRLTGHGQDGAAMADGSVNAWINDYEEALAIGRAIGDKVIVIATSTGGSLATWAATQPNASKDVEAIAMISPNYGVQASGAQILTWPWGKQLAELIAGKERSFKPRGALQEKFWTWRYPMAATLPMAALAKLAYEAPVEKATIPALFIFSNDDKVVRPDRTKEIAARWGGPHEEVPVDGSGDPDNHVIAGDALSPSTTNFLAQRIVVWVRALTADTPTAAHKNGAPATTGAPKS, encoded by the coding sequence ATGGGGCGATGTATTGCGGTGATGTTCCTCGGTCTGGTGGTCCTGATCGCCCTGATGGCTTTGCTAGGACCGCGCGTTCCCGTCGACACCACCATGCATTTCGACGCATCGAAGATCGGCGACGATCCGCTGGGCTACCTCGCCCGCGAGGAAGCCAAGGTGCCCAACATTCGCGACGGGCTCGAAAAGGAGATCGTCTGGGCCGACCCGATGATCCACGCCAAAACGCCGGTCGCCATCGTCTATATTCACGGCTTCTCGGCCTCGAAGGGCGAGACACGACCACTCGCCGACAAGGTCGCGGAAGAACTCGACGCCAATCTCTTCTATACGCGGCTGACCGGCCACGGTCAGGACGGCGCGGCGATGGCCGACGGCAGCGTCAACGCATGGATCAACGATTATGAGGAGGCGCTCGCCATAGGCCGTGCCATTGGCGACAAGGTGATCGTCATCGCCACCTCAACGGGCGGATCGCTGGCGACATGGGCGGCAACGCAGCCGAACGCCTCGAAAGATGTCGAGGCGATTGCGATGATCTCGCCGAACTACGGCGTGCAGGCATCGGGCGCGCAGATCCTTACCTGGCCGTGGGGCAAGCAGCTTGCCGAACTGATTGCCGGCAAGGAGCGCTCATTCAAGCCGCGCGGCGCGCTGCAGGAAAAGTTCTGGACCTGGCGATATCCGATGGCAGCGACCCTGCCGATGGCGGCATTGGCCAAGCTTGCCTATGAGGCACCGGTCGAAAAGGCCACCATCCCGGCTCTGTTCATCTTTTCCAACGACGACAAGGTCGTGCGCCCCGATCGCACCAAGGAAATCGCCGCCCGCTGGGGCGGCCCGCACGAGGAGGTGCCGGTGGACGGCTCCGGCGATCCCGACAATCACGTCATTGCCGGCGATGCGCTTTCGCCTTCGACCACGAACTTCCTGGCGCAGCGTATCGTGGTCTGGGTCAGAGCGCTGACCGCCGACACGCCAACCGCGGCACATAAAAATGGAGCGCCGGCGACGACCGGCGCTCCAAAAAGCTAG
- a CDS encoding RidA family protein, which produces MSVRRIDVGPRMSQVVIHGNTAYLAGQVGEGKTVGEQTKDILATVDALLAKAGTDKTKILQAIIWLSDMSTFAEMNKEWDVWVPQGHTPARATGEAKLAGPEYLVEIIITAAI; this is translated from the coding sequence ATGAGCGTTCGTCGCATCGATGTCGGCCCCCGCATGAGCCAGGTGGTCATCCACGGCAACACCGCCTATCTCGCCGGTCAGGTCGGCGAGGGCAAGACCGTCGGCGAGCAGACCAAGGACATTCTGGCGACGGTCGATGCGCTGCTTGCCAAGGCCGGCACCGACAAGACCAAGATCTTGCAGGCGATCATCTGGCTCTCCGACATGAGCACCTTCGCCGAAATGAACAAGGAATGGGACGTCTGGGTGCCGCAGGGCCACACTCCGGCACGCGCCACCGGCGAGGCCAAGCTGGCCGGTCCGGAATATCTCGTCGAGATCATCATCACCGCCGCCATCTGA
- the aztA gene encoding zinc ABC transporter ATP-binding protein AztA: protein MSRAALSFRDLTLGYGSHPAIHHLNGTVEKGSLTAIVGANGSGKSTLMKGIVGVLRPMAGGVVKMPGMRIAYLPQQSELDRSFPARVVDLVSLGLWPRRGLLGRLTAQDRATVSEALMAVGLEGFEKRALDTLSGGQLQRTLFARVLVQDADLILLDEPFNAIDAKTVGDLIALIKRWHGEDRTVMVVAHDLELVRQNFPETLLLARRTVAWGATATALNAENMLRARRFHEAWEDDAPWCEPDGQIHDHRHDHAHDDHEHGHDHHGHDHHAHTARQRAAS from the coding sequence ATGAGCCGAGCCGCCCTTTCCTTCCGCGACCTTACCCTGGGCTATGGCAGCCACCCGGCCATCCATCATCTGAATGGCACGGTCGAGAAGGGTTCGCTGACTGCGATCGTCGGTGCCAATGGCTCCGGCAAATCCACGCTCATGAAGGGCATTGTCGGGGTGCTGCGGCCGATGGCGGGCGGTGTCGTCAAGATGCCCGGCATGCGCATCGCCTATCTGCCACAGCAATCGGAACTCGACCGCAGCTTTCCGGCGCGGGTGGTTGACCTGGTCTCGCTCGGCCTGTGGCCACGACGCGGGCTGCTTGGCCGGCTTACGGCGCAGGACCGCGCCACCGTCAGCGAGGCGTTGATGGCCGTCGGGCTCGAAGGCTTTGAAAAGCGCGCGCTCGACACGCTTTCCGGGGGCCAGTTGCAGCGCACCCTGTTCGCCCGCGTGCTGGTGCAGGATGCCGACCTGATCCTGCTCGACGAGCCATTTAACGCCATCGACGCCAAGACCGTCGGCGACCTGATCGCGCTGATCAAGCGCTGGCACGGCGAGGATAGAACGGTGATGGTCGTTGCGCACGACCTTGAACTGGTGCGCCAGAATTTTCCCGAGACGCTGCTGCTGGCCCGCCGTACCGTGGCCTGGGGCGCGACTGCCACGGCTCTCAACGCCGAGAATATGCTGCGCGCCCGCCGTTTCCACGAGGCCTGGGAGGACGACGCGCCCTGGTGCGAGCCGGATGGCCAGATCCACGATCACCGCCATGACCATGCGCATGACGATCATGAGCACGGACACGACCATCATGGGCACGACCATCACGCACATACGGCCAGGCAGAGGGCGGCATCGTGA
- the aztB gene encoding zinc ABC transporter permease AztB, with protein MQRALAGSLMLSLGACPVGVFLMLRRMSLSGDAMAHAILPGAAAGFLFYGLEILPMTIGGLIAGVVVALGAGAVSRFSIQREDASMAAFYLISLAIGVLMVSIRGSSVDLMHVLFGTVLALNNEALVLIGGIAVVTLAALTVLWRALVAECLDPLFLRSVSRLGSPVHFIFLGLVVLNLVGGFQALGTLLSVGLMILPAAAARFWSQRVGPMCVLAVMIGFASCVAGLLLSYHAALPSGPAIILSAGAAYMLSILAGSRGVLRSRLVHHRHRTA; from the coding sequence ATGCAAAGGGCGCTGGCCGGTTCGTTGATGCTGTCGCTCGGCGCCTGCCCGGTCGGCGTCTTCCTGATGTTGCGGCGCATGAGCCTTTCCGGCGACGCGATGGCCCACGCCATTCTGCCGGGCGCAGCCGCCGGCTTCCTGTTCTATGGGCTGGAAATTCTGCCGATGACGATCGGCGGCCTGATCGCCGGTGTCGTCGTTGCCCTCGGCGCCGGCGCTGTCTCGCGCTTTTCCATCCAGCGTGAAGACGCCTCGATGGCCGCCTTTTACCTGATCTCGCTGGCGATCGGCGTGCTGATGGTTTCGATCCGCGGTTCCAGTGTCGACCTCATGCATGTGCTGTTCGGCACGGTGCTTGCGCTCAACAACGAGGCACTGGTGTTGATCGGCGGCATTGCCGTCGTCACGCTCGCGGCGCTAACCGTCTTGTGGCGTGCATTGGTCGCCGAATGCCTCGACCCGCTGTTCCTGCGCTCCGTGAGCCGGCTTGGTAGCCCCGTGCATTTCATCTTTCTGGGGCTGGTCGTGCTTAATCTCGTAGGCGGTTTCCAGGCTCTGGGTACCCTGCTCTCGGTCGGACTGATGATCCTGCCCGCGGCCGCCGCCCGTTTCTGGAGCCAGCGCGTCGGGCCGATGTGCGTGCTTGCCGTGATGATCGGCTTCGCGTCCTGTGTCGCCGGCCTGCTTCTGTCCTACCACGCGGCGCTGCCGTCCGGTCCGGCCATCATCCTGTCGGCCGGGGCAGCCTACATGCTTTCCATCCTGGCCGGATCGCGCGGCGTGCTGCGTTCGCGCCTCGTCCATCACCGCC